The Luteimonas sp. YGD11-2 genome has a window encoding:
- a CDS encoding cupin domain-containing protein gives MSRPPFPIEIDASRTPEGGPLGMSAERFLRDYWQQRPLLVRNAFPGFVSPIEPDDLAGLACEDGVLARIVEHDRAADRYGLRTGPFPEDAFPGMPDHDWTLLVQDVDKWDADIAALLDAFSFLPRWRIDDIMVSFAATGGSVGAHIDQYDVFLLQAQGQRRWQIDARANPPTAFRDDAELKLLRQFDPSHDWVLDPGDMLYLPPGMPHHGVAVNPCLTFSVGTRAPSSAELITDWLDTVVADADDSIRYRDAGMAPPKDPWEIDALAMGRVIEALNALRMNDADRLGDWFGRFITLYRAGAEAMPGGESRPRIEVEWDLRAGGALHRHPWTRMAWRRARRGARLYASGQEFGLPVADARALAASARVDDALYSRLSDTGRDAVIALLEAGHYHLLPPDDGEWDGAEDGDGVEIDGR, from the coding sequence ATGAGCCGCCCCCCATTCCCGATTGAAATCGACGCCAGCCGGACGCCCGAAGGCGGCCCGCTCGGCATGTCCGCCGAACGCTTCCTGCGCGACTACTGGCAGCAGCGGCCGCTGCTGGTCCGCAACGCGTTTCCCGGCTTCGTCTCGCCGATCGAACCCGACGACCTCGCCGGCCTCGCCTGCGAGGACGGCGTGCTGGCGCGCATCGTCGAGCACGACCGCGCCGCCGACCGCTACGGCCTGCGCACCGGCCCGTTCCCCGAAGACGCCTTTCCTGGCATGCCCGACCACGACTGGACCCTGCTGGTGCAGGACGTCGACAAGTGGGACGCCGACATCGCAGCGCTGCTCGACGCCTTCAGCTTCCTGCCGCGCTGGCGCATCGACGACATCATGGTGAGCTTCGCCGCCACCGGCGGCTCGGTCGGCGCGCATATCGACCAGTACGACGTGTTCCTGCTGCAGGCCCAGGGCCAGCGCCGCTGGCAGATCGACGCCCGCGCCAACCCGCCGACCGCCTTCCGCGACGATGCCGAGTTGAAGCTGCTGCGCCAGTTCGATCCCAGCCACGACTGGGTGCTCGACCCGGGCGACATGCTCTACCTGCCGCCGGGCATGCCGCACCACGGCGTCGCGGTGAACCCCTGCCTGACGTTCTCGGTGGGCACGCGCGCGCCGTCGTCGGCGGAACTGATCACCGACTGGCTCGACACCGTGGTGGCCGATGCCGACGACAGCATCCGCTACCGCGACGCCGGCATGGCGCCCCCGAAAGACCCGTGGGAGATCGACGCGCTGGCGATGGGTCGCGTGATCGAGGCCCTCAACGCGCTGCGGATGAACGACGCCGACCGCCTCGGCGACTGGTTCGGCCGCTTCATCACTCTCTACCGCGCCGGCGCGGAGGCCATGCCGGGGGGCGAAAGCCGCCCGCGCATCGAGGTGGAGTGGGACCTGCGCGCCGGCGGCGCCCTGCACCGCCACCCGTGGACGCGGATGGCCTGGCGGCGTGCACGCCGAGGCGCGCGCCTGTACGCATCGGGCCAGGAATTCGGCCTGCCGGTCGCGGACGCGCGCGCGCTTGCCGCGTCGGCGCGGGTGGACGATGCGCTGTACTCACGCCTGTCCGACACCGGCCGCGACGCCGTGATCGCCCTGCTCGAGGCCGGCCATTACCACCTGCTGCCGCCCGACGACGGCGAGTGGGACGGTGCGGAGGACGGCGACGGCGTGGAGATCGACGGGCGATGA
- the lpdA gene encoding dihydrolipoyl dehydrogenase: MAEQFDVVVIGAGPAGYHAAIRAAQLGMKVACIDAALGKDGKPALGGTCLRVGCIPSKALLDSSRQFHNLQHVFEQHGISAKDPQIDVEKMVGRKDAIVKQFTGGIAQLFKANKVAPYYGFATLHADRLVKVKQHDGSEVELTGTNVIIAAGSDSIELPFAKFDGETIVDNVGALDFTEVPKRMAVIGAGVIGLELGSVWKRLGAEVVILEAMPDFLAAADAEVSKVAFREFRKQGLDIRLGAKVSKADVTGKGKKKEVQVTFADKNGEETITVDKLLVAVGRKAASKGLLAEGSGVKLTERGQIEVDAHCHTGVDGVWAVGDCVRGPMLAHKGFEEGIAVAELIAGLPGHVNFDTIPWVIYTEPELAWVGKTEQQLKEEGIPYKAGSFPFAANGRAVAMIEAAGFVKVLAHAETDRVLGMHLVGANVSELVHEGVLTMEFKGSADDLARICHAHPSLSEVVHDAAMAVDKRAIHKAN; the protein is encoded by the coding sequence ATGGCTGAACAATTCGACGTCGTCGTCATCGGTGCCGGCCCGGCCGGTTACCACGCCGCCATCCGCGCCGCGCAGCTCGGCATGAAGGTCGCCTGCATCGACGCCGCGCTGGGCAAGGATGGCAAGCCGGCGCTGGGCGGCACCTGCCTGCGCGTGGGCTGCATCCCGTCAAAGGCGCTGCTGGATTCCTCGCGGCAGTTCCACAACCTGCAGCACGTGTTCGAGCAGCACGGCATCAGCGCGAAGGATCCGCAGATCGACGTCGAGAAGATGGTCGGCCGCAAGGACGCCATCGTGAAGCAGTTCACCGGCGGCATCGCGCAGCTGTTCAAGGCCAACAAGGTCGCGCCGTACTACGGCTTCGCCACCCTGCATGCCGACCGCCTGGTCAAGGTGAAGCAGCATGACGGCAGCGAGGTCGAACTCACCGGCACCAACGTCATCATCGCCGCGGGTTCGGATTCGATCGAGCTGCCGTTCGCGAAGTTCGACGGCGAGACCATCGTCGACAACGTCGGCGCGCTCGACTTCACCGAGGTGCCCAAGCGCATGGCGGTGATCGGCGCGGGCGTGATCGGCCTCGAGCTCGGCAGCGTGTGGAAGCGGCTCGGCGCCGAGGTCGTGATCCTCGAAGCCATGCCGGACTTCCTGGCCGCCGCCGATGCCGAAGTGTCGAAGGTCGCCTTCCGCGAGTTCAGGAAGCAGGGCCTGGACATCCGCCTCGGCGCCAAGGTCTCGAAGGCCGACGTCACCGGCAAGGGCAAGAAGAAGGAAGTGCAGGTCACCTTCGCAGACAAGAACGGCGAGGAAACGATCACCGTCGACAAGCTGCTGGTGGCCGTGGGCCGCAAGGCCGCGTCCAAGGGCCTGCTGGCCGAAGGGTCCGGCGTGAAGCTCACCGAGCGCGGGCAGATCGAGGTCGACGCGCACTGCCACACCGGCGTCGACGGCGTCTGGGCCGTGGGCGACTGCGTGCGCGGCCCGATGCTGGCGCACAAGGGCTTCGAGGAAGGCATCGCGGTGGCCGAGCTGATCGCAGGCCTGCCCGGCCACGTCAATTTCGACACCATCCCGTGGGTCATCTACACCGAGCCGGAGCTGGCCTGGGTCGGCAAGACCGAGCAGCAGCTGAAAGAGGAAGGCATTCCGTACAAGGCCGGCAGCTTCCCGTTCGCGGCAAACGGCCGAGCGGTGGCGATGATCGAGGCCGCGGGCTTCGTCAAGGTGCTGGCGCATGCCGAAACCGACCGCGTGCTGGGCATGCACCTGGTCGGCGCCAACGTCTCCGAGCTGGTGCACGAGGGCGTGCTGACGATGGAGTTCAAGGGCTCCGCCGACGACCTGGCGCGCATCTGCCATGCGCACCCGAGCCTGTCGGAAGTGGTCCACGACGCCGCGATGGCGGTCGACAAGCGCGCGATCCACAAGGCGAACTGA
- a CDS encoding VOC family protein — MSVSILINLDVPDLAAAEALYTTAFGLRAGRRFGTDGVELLGAQAPVYLLVKAAGSTAAATRPRDYARHWMPCHLDLVVDDLDVALTRALGAGFTQEGDVREADWGRIVQIADPFGHGWCLLQFLGGGYDAIATAPA, encoded by the coding sequence ATGTCCGTCTCCATCCTCATCAACCTCGACGTTCCCGATCTCGCCGCAGCCGAGGCCCTGTACACGACGGCATTCGGCCTCCGCGCCGGGCGCCGCTTCGGCACAGACGGCGTCGAACTCCTGGGCGCCCAGGCACCGGTCTACCTGCTGGTGAAGGCGGCCGGCAGCACCGCCGCCGCGACGCGACCGCGCGACTATGCGCGCCACTGGATGCCCTGCCATCTGGACCTGGTGGTCGACGACCTGGACGTCGCGCTGACCCGGGCGCTCGGTGCCGGCTTTACGCAGGAAGGCGATGTGCGCGAAGCGGACTGGGGGCGGATCGTGCAGATCGCCGATCCGTTCGGGCATGGCTGGTGCCTGCTGCAGTTCCTGGGCGGTGGCTACGACGCGATCGCCACCGCGCCGGCCTGA
- a CDS encoding class II fumarate hydratase: MPESFRTEHDSMGELQVPADALWGAQTQRAVQNFPISGRPMPRGFIRALGLVKAAAADANGGLGLLPERLAASIRRAALAVADGDHDAQFPIDIYQTGSGTSSNMNANEVIAALASARGRKAHPNDHVNLGQSSNDVIPTALRVGAVLAAEEDLQPAILHLRRTIDRRARGLKKVVKTGRTHLMDAMPLTFAQEFGAWSAQLESAQARIADALKRLRRLPIGGTAIGTGINADPRFGARVCAALSKQTRVKFASAENRFEGIASQDDAVEMSGQLNALAVALMKIANDLRWMNAGPLAGLGEVELPALQPGSSIMPGKVNPVIPEAVGMVCAQVMGHHTAITVAGQSGNFQLNVMLPLIAANLLESIQLLANVSRLLADSVIDGLSVRRDIIATALDRNPILVTALNPVIGYEKGAAIAKRAYAEGRPVLDIALEDSGLDEKTLRALLDPEALTRGGIHGKPGGGGG; encoded by the coding sequence ATGCCGGAGTCCTTTCGTACCGAACACGACAGCATGGGCGAACTGCAGGTGCCCGCCGATGCGCTGTGGGGCGCGCAGACCCAGCGTGCGGTGCAGAACTTCCCGATCTCCGGGCGGCCGATGCCACGCGGTTTCATCCGTGCACTGGGGCTGGTGAAGGCCGCCGCGGCCGATGCCAATGGTGGTCTCGGGCTGTTGCCGGAGCGCCTTGCCGCATCGATCCGGCGTGCGGCGCTTGCCGTGGCCGACGGCGACCACGACGCGCAGTTCCCGATCGACATCTACCAGACCGGGTCCGGGACGTCATCGAACATGAATGCCAACGAGGTGATCGCCGCGCTGGCCTCGGCGCGCGGCCGCAAGGCACACCCCAACGATCACGTGAACCTCGGCCAGAGCTCCAACGACGTGATCCCGACCGCGCTGCGCGTGGGTGCGGTACTGGCGGCGGAAGAGGACCTGCAGCCGGCGATCCTCCACCTGCGCCGGACCATCGACCGTCGCGCGCGCGGACTGAAGAAGGTGGTGAAGACCGGGCGGACCCACCTCATGGATGCGATGCCGCTGACGTTCGCGCAGGAGTTCGGCGCATGGTCGGCGCAGCTGGAATCGGCGCAGGCCCGCATCGCCGATGCGCTCAAACGCCTGCGCCGGCTGCCGATCGGCGGCACCGCGATCGGCACCGGCATCAATGCCGATCCGCGTTTCGGTGCGCGCGTGTGCGCGGCGCTGTCGAAGCAGACGCGGGTGAAGTTCGCCAGCGCGGAGAACCGCTTCGAAGGCATCGCCTCGCAGGACGATGCAGTGGAGATGTCCGGTCAGCTCAACGCGCTGGCGGTGGCGCTGATGAAGATCGCCAACGACCTGCGCTGGATGAATGCCGGGCCGCTCGCGGGCCTGGGCGAGGTCGAGTTGCCGGCGCTGCAGCCGGGCAGTTCGATCATGCCGGGCAAGGTCAATCCGGTGATCCCGGAGGCGGTCGGCATGGTCTGCGCGCAGGTGATGGGCCACCACACCGCGATCACCGTGGCCGGGCAGAGCGGCAACTTCCAGCTCAACGTGATGCTGCCGCTGATCGCGGCCAACCTGCTGGAGTCGATCCAGCTGCTGGCCAACGTGTCGCGTCTGCTGGCCGACAGCGTCATCGATGGCCTGAGCGTGCGCCGCGACATCATCGCCACCGCGCTGGACCGCAACCCGATCCTGGTCACCGCGCTCAACCCGGTGATCGGTTACGAGAAGGGCGCGGCGATCGCCAAGCGCGCCTACGCCGAAGGCCGGCCGGTACTGGACATCGCGCTGGAGGACAGCGGCCTGGACGAGAAGACCCTGCGCGCGCTGCTGGACCCGGAAGCGCTGACCCGCGGTGGCATCCACGGCAAACCCGGCGGCGGAGGCGGCTGA
- a CDS encoding GNAT family N-acetyltransferase — MSGQPPPGPFQVATADWTRDHAALLQVRGVVFIEEQGVPEALERDDDDPRSTHVIARDAGGRPIGTARLTPQRRIGRMAVLREWRGKGVGDALLEALLREARTQGLSEVALHAQVEAIGFYTRHGFVPEGERFDEAGIQHQTMRRALARPQAIEDRDAAAAIVCALVHGARRRLWVYSRELDPGLFDDPEVLAALRRFGTRGGGVEARFLLQDPAAAQRAHAPLLPLAQRLSSVFTFRVVEEPVDRGYAPAYIATDAGGYYFRILGNRFDGEAELDAPGRARQLRDTFLPVWERARPASEFRVLGI, encoded by the coding sequence ATGAGCGGCCAGCCGCCGCCCGGGCCGTTCCAGGTCGCCACGGCCGACTGGACACGCGACCACGCCGCACTGTTGCAGGTGCGCGGCGTGGTGTTCATCGAGGAACAGGGCGTTCCGGAAGCGCTGGAGCGCGACGACGACGACCCGCGCAGCACCCATGTCATCGCCCGCGATGCCGGCGGCCGCCCGATCGGCACCGCGCGGCTGACCCCGCAGCGGCGGATCGGCCGCATGGCCGTGCTGCGCGAGTGGCGCGGCAAGGGGGTCGGCGACGCGCTGCTCGAGGCGCTGCTGCGCGAGGCGCGTACGCAAGGGCTGTCCGAGGTGGCGCTGCATGCTCAGGTCGAGGCCATCGGCTTCTACACCCGGCACGGCTTCGTCCCCGAGGGCGAGCGCTTCGACGAGGCCGGCATCCAGCACCAGACCATGCGCCGTGCGCTGGCGCGGCCGCAGGCGATCGAGGACCGCGATGCCGCGGCGGCCATCGTCTGCGCGCTGGTGCATGGCGCACGCCGGCGGCTATGGGTGTACAGCCGCGAGCTCGATCCGGGCCTGTTCGACGACCCCGAGGTCCTGGCGGCGCTGCGCCGTTTCGGCACCCGCGGCGGCGGCGTGGAGGCGCGCTTCCTGCTGCAGGACCCCGCCGCCGCGCAACGGGCACATGCGCCGCTGCTGCCGCTCGCCCAGCGCCTGTCGAGCGTGTTCACGTTCCGCGTGGTCGAGGAACCGGTGGACCGCGGTTACGCCCCGGCCTACATCGCCACCGACGCCGGCGGCTATTACTTCCGCATCCTCGGCAACCGGTTCGACGGCGAGGCTGAACTCGACGCCCCGGGCCGGGCGCGCCAGCTGCGCGACACCTTCTTGCCAGTGTGGGAACGCGCGCGCCCGGCCAGCGAATTCCGCGTGCTCGGGATCTGA
- the sucB gene encoding dihydrolipoyllysine-residue succinyltransferase, whose translation MATEIKVPVLPESVSDATIATWHKKVGDAVARDENIVDLETDKVVLEVPSTVEGVIKELKFAEGDTVTSQQVLAVIEEGAAPAKSADAPKDEGKAKAAEVEAAREEGPSVAKKPEASAPPQAASSTGDLPPGARFTALTQGIDPSQVEGTGRRGAVTKEDLVNYASGKTPGVSGGARPEERVPMTRIRKRIAERLMQSKDSIAMLTSFNEVNLGKVMALRKQLGEQFQKDHGIKLGFMSFFAKAAANALAKYPVVNASVDGDDIIYHGYADISIAVSTDRGLVTPVLRNVERMGFADVEKQIAEYATKARDGKLALDDLQGGTFTITNGGTFGSLMSTPIVNPPQSAILGMHAIKERAIVENGQVIAAPMMYIALSYDHRIIDGKDAVLFLVDIKNQLENPHRMLLGL comes from the coding sequence ATGGCCACCGAGATCAAGGTACCGGTACTCCCCGAATCCGTTTCCGACGCCACCATCGCCACCTGGCACAAGAAGGTGGGCGACGCGGTCGCGCGTGACGAGAACATCGTCGACCTCGAGACCGACAAGGTAGTGCTCGAAGTGCCGTCGACCGTCGAGGGCGTGATCAAGGAGCTGAAGTTCGCCGAGGGCGATACCGTCACCAGCCAGCAGGTGCTGGCGGTGATCGAGGAAGGCGCCGCGCCGGCGAAGTCCGCGGACGCGCCGAAGGACGAGGGCAAGGCCAAGGCCGCGGAAGTCGAGGCCGCCCGCGAGGAAGGCCCGAGCGTCGCGAAGAAGCCGGAGGCGTCCGCGCCGCCGCAGGCCGCGTCGTCGACCGGTGACCTGCCGCCGGGCGCGCGCTTCACCGCCCTGACCCAGGGCATCGATCCGTCGCAGGTCGAAGGCACCGGCCGCCGTGGCGCGGTCACCAAGGAAGACCTGGTGAACTACGCCAGCGGCAAGACCCCCGGGGTGTCCGGTGGCGCGCGTCCGGAAGAGCGCGTGCCGATGACCCGCATCCGCAAGCGCATCGCCGAGCGCCTGATGCAGTCCAAGGACTCCATCGCCATGCTGACCTCGTTCAACGAGGTCAACCTCGGCAAGGTGATGGCCCTGCGCAAGCAGCTGGGCGAACAGTTCCAGAAGGACCACGGCATCAAGCTCGGCTTCATGAGCTTCTTCGCCAAGGCCGCCGCCAACGCGCTGGCGAAGTACCCGGTGGTCAACGCCTCGGTCGACGGCGACGACATCATCTATCACGGCTACGCCGACATCTCGATCGCGGTGTCGACCGACCGCGGCCTGGTGACGCCGGTGCTGCGCAATGTCGAGCGCATGGGTTTCGCCGACGTCGAGAAGCAGATCGCCGAATACGCGACGAAGGCGCGCGACGGCAAGCTGGCGCTGGACGACCTGCAGGGCGGCACCTTCACCATCACCAATGGCGGCACCTTCGGCTCGCTGATGTCGACGCCGATCGTCAACCCGCCGCAGTCCGCGATCCTCGGCATGCACGCGATCAAGGAGCGCGCGATCGTCGAGAACGGCCAGGTCATCGCCGCGCCGATGATGTACATCGCGCTGTCCTACGACCACCGCATCATCGACGGCAAGGACGCGGTGCTGTTCCTGGTCGACATCAAGAACCAGCTCGAGAACCCGCACCGCATGCTGCTGGGCCTGTAA
- a CDS encoding 2-oxoglutarate dehydrogenase E1 component — translation MDSLLKQFAQSSQLGANAAYIEDLYEQYLVDPDSVGTKWKSWFDGFKGREAGDVPHSVVMDAVARAGREAKGGVITTAGGNGGDLEAQRKQGSVLKLITAYRSRGHLQADTDPLGMAEKIDAPDLDLPFHGLSDADLDTEFATGPGGGTSTFGGAPRMRLRELLALLKATYAGPIGAEFMHIPQADQRRWMYERMEKAGGRFSHTPDEQRRILERLTAAEGLERYLHTKYVGQKRFSLEGGDSLIPLLDTVIRSAGNDGVKDIVIGMAHRGRLNVLVNTLGKSPRRLFDEFEGKFEHNALALAGDVKYHMGFSADVATEGGPVHLALAFNPSHLEIVDPVVAGSVRSRQERRGDTDRRKVMPILIHGDAAFAGQGVVMELFQMSQARGFAVGGTVHVVVNNQVGFTTSNREDARSTLYCTDVAKMIAAPVLHVNADDPEAVAFAARLAYDFRQEFRKDVVIDLVCYRRHGHNEADEPAITQPVMYQIIRKHKTTRELYAQQLEAAGVLSAKAGQALADAYRDKLDNGEVTTELAKVEKTPPESRLFVDWGTLVSGRLTDDTSTAVGLSKLTSLAQAITRIPDDVQLHARVSKVYDDRRKMAAGEAAADWGFAENLAYATLLDEGFGLRLVGQDVGRGTFSHRHAILHDQKTDTYHLPLRQLVDSPERATVIDSLLSEEAVMAYEYGFSTTDPNTLCIWEGQFGDFANGAQVVIDQFIASGEAKWGRISGLTLLLPHGYEGQGPEHSSARLERFLQLCALDNMLVCVPSTPAQAFHMLRRQMHMTTRKPLVVMSPKSLLRHKLAVSSLEELANGEFRHLIGDASADPKKVKRVVLCSGKVYYDLLEDKDKRGQDDVALVRVEQLYPFPREALTAELGRYGKATDVVWCQEEPQNQGAWYQIRHHLQACVPVGLELHYAGRQRSPSPAVGHFADHVVEQQQLVADALTSPAGSVFAAD, via the coding sequence GTGGACAGTCTTCTCAAGCAGTTCGCCCAGTCTTCCCAGCTCGGCGCCAACGCCGCCTATATCGAGGATCTGTACGAGCAGTACCTCGTGGATCCCGACAGCGTCGGCACCAAGTGGAAATCCTGGTTCGACGGCTTCAAGGGGCGTGAGGCCGGCGACGTTCCGCACTCGGTGGTCATGGACGCGGTCGCCCGCGCCGGCCGCGAGGCGAAGGGCGGCGTCATCACCACCGCAGGCGGCAATGGCGGCGACCTCGAAGCCCAGCGCAAGCAGGGCTCGGTACTCAAGCTGATCACCGCCTACCGTTCGCGCGGCCACCTGCAGGCGGATACCGATCCGTTGGGCATGGCCGAGAAGATCGACGCCCCCGACCTCGACCTGCCCTTCCACGGGCTGTCGGATGCCGACCTCGACACCGAGTTCGCGACCGGCCCCGGCGGCGGCACCAGCACCTTCGGCGGTGCGCCGCGCATGCGCCTGCGCGAGCTGCTGGCGCTGCTCAAGGCCACCTATGCCGGGCCGATCGGCGCCGAATTCATGCACATTCCGCAGGCCGACCAGCGCCGCTGGATGTACGAGCGCATGGAAAAGGCCGGCGGCCGCTTCAGCCACACCCCCGACGAGCAGCGCAGGATCCTCGAGCGCCTCACCGCGGCCGAGGGTCTGGAGCGCTACCTGCACACCAAGTACGTCGGCCAGAAACGCTTCTCGCTGGAAGGTGGCGATTCGCTGATCCCGCTGCTCGACACCGTGATCCGCAGCGCCGGCAACGACGGCGTCAAGGACATCGTGATCGGCATGGCCCACCGTGGTCGCCTCAACGTGCTGGTCAATACCCTGGGCAAGAGCCCGCGCCGCCTGTTCGACGAGTTCGAAGGCAAGTTCGAGCACAACGCGCTCGCGCTGGCCGGCGACGTCAAGTACCACATGGGCTTTTCCGCCGACGTCGCCACCGAAGGCGGGCCGGTGCACCTGGCGCTGGCGTTCAACCCGTCGCACCTCGAGATCGTCGACCCGGTGGTCGCCGGCTCGGTGCGTTCGCGCCAGGAGCGCCGTGGCGATACCGACCGCCGCAAGGTGATGCCGATCCTGATCCACGGCGACGCCGCGTTCGCCGGCCAGGGCGTGGTGATGGAGCTGTTCCAGATGTCGCAGGCGCGTGGCTTCGCCGTCGGCGGCACCGTGCACGTGGTGGTCAACAACCAGGTCGGATTCACCACCAGCAACCGCGAGGACGCGCGTTCCACGCTGTACTGCACGGACGTGGCGAAGATGATCGCGGCGCCGGTGCTGCACGTGAATGCCGACGACCCGGAAGCCGTCGCCTTCGCCGCGCGCCTGGCCTATGACTTCCGCCAGGAATTCCGCAAGGACGTCGTCATCGACCTGGTGTGCTACCGCCGCCACGGCCACAACGAGGCCGACGAGCCGGCGATCACCCAGCCGGTGATGTACCAGATCATCCGCAAGCACAAGACCACCCGCGAACTCTATGCGCAACAGCTGGAAGCCGCGGGCGTGCTGTCGGCCAAGGCGGGCCAGGCCCTGGCCGATGCCTACCGCGACAAGCTCGACAATGGCGAGGTCACCACCGAGCTCGCCAAGGTGGAGAAGACGCCGCCGGAAAGCCGCCTGTTCGTCGACTGGGGCACGCTGGTGTCCGGCAGGCTCACCGACGACACCAGCACCGCGGTCGGGCTGTCGAAGCTGACGTCGCTGGCGCAGGCCATCACCCGCATCCCGGACGACGTGCAGCTCCACGCACGCGTGTCCAAGGTCTATGACGACCGCCGGAAGATGGCCGCAGGTGAAGCGGCCGCCGACTGGGGCTTCGCCGAGAATCTCGCCTACGCCACCCTGCTCGACGAGGGTTTCGGCCTGCGCCTGGTCGGCCAGGACGTCGGCCGCGGCACGTTCTCGCACCGCCACGCGATCCTGCACGACCAGAAGACCGACACCTACCACCTGCCGCTGCGCCAGCTGGTGGATTCGCCGGAGCGTGCCACCGTCATCGACTCGCTGCTCAGCGAGGAAGCGGTGATGGCCTACGAGTACGGCTTTTCCACCACCGACCCGAACACCCTGTGCATCTGGGAAGGCCAGTTCGGCGATTTCGCCAACGGCGCGCAGGTGGTGATCGATCAGTTCATCGCCTCGGGCGAGGCCAAGTGGGGCCGCATCAGCGGGCTCACCCTGCTGCTGCCGCACGGCTACGAAGGCCAGGGCCCCGAGCACAGCTCGGCGCGCCTGGAGCGCTTCCTGCAGCTGTGCGCGCTCGACAACATGCTCGTGTGCGTGCCGTCGACCCCGGCGCAGGCCTTCCACATGCTGCGCCGGCAGATGCACATGACCACCCGCAAGCCGCTGGTGGTGATGAGCCCGAAGTCGCTGCTGCGCCACAAGCTCGCGGTGTCGAGCCTGGAGGAACTCGCCAACGGCGAATTCCGGCACCTGATCGGCGACGCCTCGGCCGACCCGAAGAAGGTCAAGCGCGTGGTCCTGTGTTCCGGCAAGGTCTACTACGACCTGCTCGAGGACAAGGACAAGCGCGGCCAGGACGACGTCGCGCTCGTGCGCGTCGAACAGCTCTACCCGTTCCCGCGCGAAGCGCTCACCGCTGAACTCGGCCGTTACGGCAAGGCCACCGACGTGGTCTGGTGCCAGGAAGAGCCGCAGAACCAGGGCGCGTGGTACCAGATCCGCCACCACCTGCAGGCCTGCGTGCCCGTCGGCCTCGAGCTGCACTACGCGGGCCGCCAGCGCTCGCCCTCGCCCGCCGTCGGCCATTTCGCCGACCACGTCGTCGAGCAGCAGCAGCTGGTCGCCGATGCACTCACCTCCCCCGCCGGCAGCGTCTTCGCAGCCGACTGA
- the purB gene encoding adenylosuccinate lyase gives MSHALLALSPLDGRYASKVDALRPVFSEYGLIRARVRVEIEWLLALAAEPGIVELAPFDDGATARLRAIADDFSVEHAAQVKAIERTTNHDVKAVEYFIKDQLRDAPGLAGALEFVHFACTSEDINNLSYGLMLEQARREVLLPTLQGIADGLRTMAHAQAGQPMLSRTHGQTASPTTLGKELANVVARLERQIHQIAAVEFTGKINGAVGNYNAHVASYPDVDWPAFAQRFVEGLGLVFNPYTTQIEPHDNIAEIGDAARRANTILIDLARDIWGYISLGYFKQRLKEGEVGSSTMPHKVNPIDFENAEGNFGIANALFEHFSAKLPISRWQRDLTDSTVLRALGTAFGHTQVALDALSRGLGKLEVNPQRLDADLDASWEVLAEAVQTVMRRHGLPNPYEQLKALTRGQGITADSMRAFVESLELPEDAKQPLRELTPGGYTGLAEQLARAI, from the coding sequence ATGTCCCACGCCCTGCTCGCCCTGTCGCCGCTGGATGGCCGCTATGCATCGAAAGTCGATGCGCTGCGCCCGGTGTTCTCCGAGTACGGGTTGATCCGCGCCCGCGTGCGGGTGGAGATCGAATGGCTGCTGGCACTTGCCGCGGAGCCGGGCATCGTCGAACTGGCACCGTTCGATGACGGCGCCACCGCCCGCCTGCGCGCGATCGCCGATGACTTCTCGGTCGAGCATGCGGCGCAGGTCAAGGCGATCGAACGCACCACCAACCACGACGTCAAGGCGGTCGAGTACTTCATTAAGGACCAGCTGCGCGATGCGCCGGGGCTGGCCGGCGCGCTCGAGTTCGTGCATTTCGCCTGCACCAGCGAGGACATCAACAACCTGTCCTATGGACTGATGCTGGAACAGGCGCGGCGCGAGGTGCTGCTGCCGACGCTGCAGGGCATCGCCGACGGCCTACGCACCATGGCGCACGCACAGGCCGGCCAGCCGATGCTGTCGCGCACGCACGGCCAGACCGCATCGCCGACCACGCTCGGCAAGGAGCTGGCCAACGTGGTCGCGCGCCTCGAACGACAGATCCACCAGATCGCCGCGGTCGAGTTCACCGGCAAGATCAACGGCGCGGTCGGCAACTACAACGCGCACGTGGCGAGCTACCCGGATGTGGACTGGCCGGCGTTTGCGCAGCGCTTCGTCGAGGGCCTGGGGCTGGTGTTCAACCCCTACACCACGCAGATCGAGCCGCACGACAACATCGCCGAGATCGGCGATGCCGCCCGCCGCGCCAACACCATCCTGATCGACCTCGCCCGCGACATCTGGGGCTACATCTCGCTGGGCTACTTCAAGCAACGGCTCAAGGAAGGCGAGGTCGGCTCCTCGACGATGCCGCACAAGGTCAACCCGATCGATTTCGAGAACGCCGAGGGGAATTTCGGCATCGCCAATGCGCTGTTCGAGCATTTCAGCGCCAAGCTGCCGATCAGCCGCTGGCAGCGCGACCTGACGGATTCGACCGTGCTGCGCGCGCTCGGCACCGCCTTCGGCCACACCCAGGTGGCGCTGGACGCGCTGTCGCGTGGCCTCGGCAAGCTGGAAGTGAACCCGCAGCGGCTCGACGCCGACCTCGACGCGTCGTGGGAGGTGCTGGCCGAGGCGGTGCAGACGGTCATGCGGCGCCACGGCCTGCCCAATCCGTACGAGCAGCTGAAGGCACTGACCCGCGGCCAGGGCATCACCGCGGACTCGATGCGTGCCTTCGTCGAGTCGCTGGAGCTGCCGGAGGATGCGAAGCAGCCGCTGCGCGAACTCACCCCGGGCGGCTACACCGGGCTTGCGGAGCAGCTCGCCCGCGCGATCTGA